From the Zymoseptoria tritici IPO323 chromosome 2, whole genome shotgun sequence genome, the window CTGACTTCAAGCTAACATCCTGCAGATTGAACAGCCGGGCACATATTGGTACCACTCTCACAGCCGAGCACAATACCCAGATGGCCTCCGAGGACAGTTCTTCGTCCACGATCCCGAGAATCCTTATGCCGGACAGTACGACGAAGAGATCAGCATCACCATCTCCGACTGGTATCATGATCAACTTCCCGGACTCGTGGACCACTTCATCAGCTTCGAGAATCCCACGGGCGCCGAGCCAGTACCGAACTCGGCATTGATGAACGACACGCAGAATCTCACCGTTCCCATCGAGCCTGGCAAGACCTACTTCTTCCGAATGACCAATGTCGGCGCCTTTGCCAGTCAGTACTTCTGGATCGAAGGTCACAACATGACTATCATTCAAGTCGATGGTGTCTACACTGAGCCTGCGGAGGCTGAGATGATCTATCTGACCGCTTCGCAACGCTATGGTTTCCTGGTGACTGCGAAGAACGACACCGGAGCAAATTTTGCCATGGTCAACAGTATGGACACGGTACGTCGCGAAAGGATGTGGTTGATCTCCAACCCTTACTGACTGAGGCAGGACCTGTTCGACTCTTTCTCACCAGATCTGAACACGAATGCCACGGGATGGCTGGTATACGACCAGTCGAAGCCGCTTCCCGAGCCGACAAAGCTCGAGAATTGGGACGCGCAGTACGACGACTTTGACCTCGTTCCGCAAGATGGTATGGAGCTCCTTGACAAAGTCGACTACTCATTCAACCTGGACTTGTCGATGATCAACCTCGGTGACGGCGCCAACTATGCTGCTTTCAACGACATCTCCTACGTTCGACCAAAGGTTCCTACACTGTACAGTGCCCTGACGACCGGCGTGGACGCCGCAAATGGTACCGTCTACGGCACCGACACGAATCCGTTCGTCCTTAACAAAATGGACGTTATCGAGATCGTGCTGAACAACGACGATCCGGGCAAGCATCCTTTCCATTTGCACGGACATGACTTCCAAGTCATCCAGCGAGCTCCGGAGGAAGACGGCTTCTACCAACCAAACAACCACAGCGTCTTTCCTAGCAAGCCCATGCGTCGCGACACAGTATGGGTACGACCAAACAGCAACTTCGTCATCAGATTCAGGGCGTAAGTCAATCCTGGCCGTCTTATCAAGTAGGCACATGACAGCTAACATCCCATCAGCGACAACCCGGGCATCTGGCTCTTCCACTGTCACATCGAATGGCATCTCGCCAGCGGCCTCATCGCGACCATGATCGAAGCACCTCTTGACATCCAAAAGACCATCACTGTCCCCCAGAACCACTACGACGTCTGCGCCGCCGCTTCGACACCCATTGCTGGCAACGCAGCCGCGAACACGAAAGACTTCTTGGACCTCACGGGCCAAAATATGATGGTCAAGGCACTGCCATCCGGCTTCACAGCGAGAGGCATCGTGGCGTTGGTCTTCAGCTGTGTGGCCGCATTCTTGGGCATGGCGGTCATCGCTTGGTATGAAAACCACCGTCACCCCCACGCTTTCCAACTATTGATGCTAACGACGTGTGAAACAGGTATGGAGCCGCACCCCTCAGCGCCGCGGAAATGGCTTCAACAAGAGAATTTGTCGCCAAAGCCGGTGGTTGATGAAACgtgaaggtgaagaagaTCTGAAAAGAGCAAGATTGTGTAGTAACGTGATACCCTGGATGTCATACCTCGCACGGCAGATTGGGTCTCGTCTCCcttccctctccctcgctcGGCACACAAGAGCCGGCGGGGGATGTGTTGTGTTGGCATCGACCAGTGCCACTGTGTTGGGTACAAAATGTGACTCTTTAGAGATGAGTGCGTCGCATCTGTGTGTTTCCATTCTTCCTCCCGTTGTTGCGGATAGATTGGATCTGGTCACGGCTTGTAGGACGATGTGCTGGTTGTGCGAGGATCCGATCGATCGGGTCTGAGTTGCATCTTCTCGGTGTCCATGTCCATGTGAGATCTCTTTTAGGGGATGACGCGAACACTTCTCTGTCTATCTCTGAGATGGTCAGATGGTGGAGACAAACCTCGCTGGGATAAGCTGAACGCCTTCATCGATGCATTTCCTTCACCCTCTTTCGCCTCGTTGACAAGCTCAAAGCGACAGCTTTCGCAAGATTCACGACCAGTAATAGTAACACCGACCTTGTGCACCTTCGCTTCCTGAGACTAGGACACTCCCCGGACCGTGGCACGGGAACGTAGAAGGAGATCTCTGCGCTGTTCGTGTCACACGTGACACCAGCGGCGTCTGAATCACTCAAGACTGCCAACTCCACCATCCATCTGCGAATTGATTCGCATGCATGTAGACTGCCAGACCTGAAGTCTAGAACCCTCGACTACGAGGCCCTCGCTTGGCTGGCGTCGCTCCACCTCGTATACTGGAGACACCTTGTCGCATTTGCAATACCCTTTACTGTTCACATCTGGAATTTGTCGACAAGTTTTCATGTCGATCTCTGCGCGACCCACATGTACCATCTCTCGGTTTCCGGCCCTCTTTCGGCGTCGCGCCTCGGATGGACCCCTCGACCACCGGATGGTGGATGGAAGTTGCCGTGGACCAATCGATGGATGAACTTCTCCTGCGGGTATGTGATGCCACTCGGCTGCGGCGTCTATCTTTCTGCAGGTGGACGCGGGTTTTTGGGGCTGGACTTTTTGCCGGGGCGGCACAGCGCGGTATACGAAAGCGGAATATACGAGGCATCTGATCATTGCTCGGAGGATGTTCGCCTTGGGAGACAAGGCGGTTTATTGGCGAGGCGTTGATGAAGGCGATGAGGCGGACTGGAATGgtcgtcgaggaaggaaTCATAGCAAGGACAGCTCGAGAAAATTCCATAAAATTCCCCATCAAAGTTATGAAGCATATCTCATTTCACCACCTCATTCACGACCCTAGCGCATCCTGCGTGTGATTGTGCCTGCATCGTGTCAGTCGAGTGCCCAATGCACCACCCGCTGCATTAGCACACAACCACCAGGCGCGACTGACGACGATTCTTCTCTTTTCTgtgctcctcttcctcttccctcctcACTGCGCGTCGTTCAATCTGGAATCGATCCAAAGACTGAAAGAGGTCGAGTCTGCCCCTCTCAGAGACGATAGCTCCTACCTACTTTACCACCTCATCAACATACGATCCACCCGCCTCAACAGTTCTTGACCAAACACAGACAACAATCATTCCCCTGGCACGCCtcactctccctctccctcttgcTGTCCCTCGCTCTCTCTccactccaccaccctcgCCGCCATGCCCGCCGCAATATCAACACCTCAtccctccctcgccctcaCATACAACGAACGATCCGAGCTATCCAACAACACCCCACTCGCGagctacctcctccgcctcgcccATCTCAAGCGCACCAATCTCTGCGTGTCCGCCGATGTCACTACCACGGCCGAGCTCCTCAGCATAGCGGAAGATGTTGGCGAACACATTTGCGTGCTCAAGACGCATGCGGACATTATCAGTGACTTTGGGGAGAGGACGATTCGTGGGTTGAACGAGATCTCACGGCGGAAGAAGTTTCTTGTGTTTGAGGATCGCAAGTTTGGAGACATTGGAAGTACGTTGAGAGAGACAGGACATGATAAGTTTTGGCACGAGAAACAAGACTGACACGTGGGTCATCGCAGACACGGTACAACAGCAATATGTCGGGGGACCACTGACCATTGTCCGGTGGGCACCTATCGTCAACTGCCACATTTTCCCCGGCCCAGCCATCATCACCGCCCTCTCCCAAGCAGCACAAACTGCTATCCGCGCCCACAACACCTCCGTACAAACCGACATTCGCGCCTCGCCCGCCGCATCCGTAGCCGGGGATTGGCAAGATGAtcacgaggaggacgaggaatcGGAAGACGAACAAGCCGACTCCAGCGAACCCGACTCCGACCCTGAAATCACCTTCGACCGCAACGCCCGTAAACCTTCCGTTGTCTCCGTCTCCACCACAATCAGCATGAAATCCGAAGCCATCAGCCCGCAACCTCACCACCGACCTTCAATCCCTCGTGTCGCCTCCGACGACTccgaagatgaaggagacgACCCTGAAACTCTCGACCATCTCGGTCCACCTCCATACTTCCGCTCTCTCCTACTACTCGCGCAAATGTCTTCGGCCAACAACTTCTTTACACCAGAATACACAACCGCCTGTCTACACCACGCGAGGGAGAACAAGGACTTTGTCATGGGCTTCATTGCGCAAAAAGGGATGAATGAAGGGTCGGAGGACAATTTCATCACGATGACACCGGGTGTGCAACTGCAAGCGGGAGGTGATGGTATGGGTCAGCAGTACAACACTCCGGCCAAGGTGGTGGGCGAAGGTGGCACCGATATCATCATTGTCGGGAGAGGTATCTATGGAGCGAAGGATCGCagggcggcggcgttggagtACAGGAAGCAGGGATGGCTGGCGTACCGGGAAAGGGtcaaggcggcgaggaaggtgtTGAAGAGGTAAGAGATGGGAGAGAATTGGACTCGAGTCCGAGGGAAGGTTGTCAAGTGCGAACGCGTTCTGAGCGGGCATTTTCATTTCATGCGAGGTTGCATTCAGTGAGAGGGAGTCTTATGATCGAAGTCGCTcaagagaaagagaaggatgCAGGAATTCATCGCAAGGTCAAGAGCAAAACAGGAGCAAGACTAGCTAGCTAATGAAGGCAAAGAGTCCACGGCGATCGGCTACGTCGCTGGGAATCGACGTCTGGGCAGCCAAACATGTCGAAAGCATGACAGGAACTCTCACGGTCAGAAGTGCAGAAAAGCGAAGAAATTATCAGACGACAGATCCGAAAATGAGAACGAATTCGAAACGCCAGCGCGCCATCAAGGTGGAGTTCCAAGTGAATGACTTTGGGATTGCTTGCTGATGACCTTCGGTATTCGCTCGACGACTTTCAGCCTGACTTCCACCGGGCATACGACGGCGATTCTGCTGTGAACTGGTTTTCGCATCTGCCGAACATTCGAATCTGTTACTGACGCTGGCTTCGCAGGTCTTTGATCAAGGGAGCCTGGTTAGAACAGCTCTGAGTTTCGCTGCTTCGCCGCTTCGCTCTTTCGCGTATTGCCGAACGCGGATCGCCGGACGTATGCACCAGCATCGGAAGAGCTATGGACACCTCCGAGCTTCGTAGATATACACATAGCCACGGCCACTTTCATATGAGCTTCACAACGACTTGAACGACATCAGACTTCCACCTTCAGCAACATCATCAGCAGCATACTCAATCTCACAACAACAGCCTCCCAACCTCAACAATGCCGCCTCCCCATCGAATGGATCACATCGGTTCCTTACTCCGACCCAAGCATCTTCTCAACGCCCGCTCCTCTCTTTCTTCGCCAACAAACCTCTACACCCTCACCGCGGACCCCTCCCTCAAAGCCGCCGAAGCCTCTGCCATCACCTCGATCGTCCAGGAACAGCTCTCCCGCGGCATCCTGCCCATCACCTCGGGCGAGTTCTGCCGTCACATTTACTATGGCGGCTTCTTTGAGACCCTCACAGGCATGACTCCatccccctccctccccattCCGGACGCTTTCCGGTCCGACTTCCCTACCACCGTCGGCTTGGCGGCTATGGGTCAGACGACCCGCGCAGCGGTGATCTGCACCGCTCCGATTGAATGGAGGCAATCCGCCTATCTTGAAGAATGGCGACTCCTCACCGCTTCCTTACCAAAAGACCAGTGGAAGAACGCCAAGATCACCATTCCCGCTCCAAGTTATCAACACATCCAGCTCCGTCCCGGAACAGCTTATACCGCTTCGTCCGGCTACACCTCCGATGTGGAATACTTCACCGCACTCGCGGCAGCGTACACCTCCGAGATCCAAGCATTGTACGACGCCGGCTGCCGCCACATCCAAGTCGACGACCCACACCTGACATACTTCTGCTCgtccctcttcctcggcggcTGCGAAAAAGACGGCGTCGACTCGGACGCTCTGCTCGACCTCTACCTCTCCGCGCACAATATGTTCCTCGCCAATCGTCCAGGGAAGGATCTCCACATGGGCATGCACCTCTGTCGAGGCAACATGTCCGGCTCAACGCAC encodes:
- a CDS encoding ferroxidase (Shows strong sequence similarity to FET3 and FET5 of S. cerevisiae. These proteins are ferroxidases involved in iron uptake.) — translated: MMHSLTSLLFLASQALAATQTFDWNITWVNRNPDGQFERPVIGINNEWPIPVLNFTKGDRVVINMHNGLGNQSTSLHFHGLFQNGTTEMDGPVGVTQCDVPPGSDFVYNFTIEQPGTYWYHSHSRAQYPDGLRGQFFVHDPENPYAGQYDEEISITISDWYHDQLPGLVDHFISFENPTGAEPVPNSALMNDTQNLTVPIEPGKTYFFRMTNVGAFASQYFWIEGHNMTIIQVDGVYTEPAEAEMIYLTASQRYGFLVTAKNDTGANFAMVNSMDTDLFDSFSPDLNTNATGWLVYDQSKPLPEPTKLENWDAQYDDFDLVPQDGMELLDKVDYSFNLDLSMINLGDGANYAAFNDISYVRPKVPTLYSALTTGVDAANGTVYGTDTNPFVLNKMDVIEIVLNNDDPGKHPFHLHGHDFQVIQRAPEEDGFYQPNNHSVFPSKPMRRDTVWVRPNSNFVIRFRADNPGIWLFHCHIEWHLASGLIATMIEAPLDIQKTITVPQNHYDVCAAASTPIAGNAAANTKDFLDLTGQNMMVKALPSGFTARGIVALVFSCVAAFLGMAVIAWYGAAPLSAAEMASTREFVAKAGG